From the genome of Vanessa tameamea isolate UH-Manoa-2023 chromosome 16, ilVanTame1 primary haplotype, whole genome shotgun sequence, one region includes:
- the LOC113395580 gene encoding lipase member H-A-like isoform X2: protein MFFNLLCVLLFAGSCFAMKSSKELEGYPSGFLSDCPGSTKEAFISNNTLKHLRIFVQNTSSSGLRKYNYFQTNELANDPDIDFKKNTMLYVGGFLDSPIFPFASIMGAAYENSGYNVLLLDTNTFTTVEYPRAARFMRPVGMHTAKMLVDLTAQGLDPKKLEIVGLSLGGQTASFIAKNYRLLTGMSVSRITALDPAGPCFRNLGPEDRLDKTDADFVETINTNIDEFGMAAPVGHVNFYVNGGENQPGELFWMLCTSFCSHIRAYTIWTLALRYRDAFVAIQCDSVQQARNKNCFDRRPVVTNVLGLNINKTNEGIFYLATTNTPPYFLGKKGMRKQHDFYLSLTNSLNEKDVIKM, encoded by the exons gTCCAGGATCCACCAAAGAagcatttataagtaataatactCTTAAACACCTCagaatatttgtacaaaatacaaGTAGTTCAGGTCTTCGTAAGTACAACTACTTTCAGACCAATGAACTCGCTAATGATCCAGATATAGACTTTAAGAAGAATACTATGTTGTATGTAGGGGGGTTCTTGGATAGTCCAATTTTCCCGTTTGCCTCTATCATGGGCGCGGCGTACGAAAATTCTGGATATAACGTGTTGCTATTGGACACAAACACGTTTACTACAGTGGAATATCCCCG AGCTGCGAGATTTATGCGTCCCGTTGGAATGCACACAGCCAAGATGTTAGTCGATCTCACTGCACAAGGCTTAGACCCAAAGAAGTTGGAAATTGTAGGTTTAAGTCTCGGCGGACAGACGGCTAGTTTCATAGCCAAGAACTATAGACTTTTAACTGGAATGAGTGTATCTAGAATAACAGCACTCGACCCTGCTGGCCCTTGCTTCAGGAACTTGGGGCCAGAAGACAGACTCGACAAGACTGATGCTGATTTTGTGGAAACGATTAATACAAATATCGATGAATTTGGAATGGCAGCTCCTGTCGGCCATGTTAATTTCTACGTTAATGGCGGAGAAAATCAACCGGGGGAGCTTTTTTGGATGCTGTGCACATCATTCTGTAGTCACATCAGGGCTTATACGATCTGGACATTAGCATTGAGGTATCGTGATGCCTTTGTCGCGATACAATGTGATTCGGTGCAACAAGCGAGAAACAAAAATTGCTTCGACAGACGACCTGTAGTGACTAATGTGTTgggattaaatataaataagactaACGAAGGGATATTCTACTTGGCAACCACAAACACCCCTCCATATTTTCTAGGAAAGAAAGGTATGAGGAAGCAACACGACTTTTATTTATCACTTACGAATTCACTCAATGAAAAAGACGTGATAAAAATGTGA